A single genomic interval of Fibrobacter sp. UWB4 harbors:
- a CDS encoding metalloregulator ArsR/SmtB family transcription factor, whose protein sequence is MTNSNLNQNREPIIPNMELFGAISDEMRLKILLLLDQSEFTVNEIKDILDIHQSNASRHLAKLSQCGLVKDRRDGIKAYYRLSEELYMSSRLLQIIREAYDELQDKDILKCRAAQALEERTDKTKGQIHKLDQAGGSLKAQISLFSKLMVPFENAVDIGCGEGGDLSLMLASRCKNVTALDYDPKIISGLQQILHQKGIENVTPKVADMTQTGLPSNYADLVLMSQVLHHATDPRLALKEATRILKPGGMLALLDLAQHKEESFRTTHGHIWLGFERSQLEFFVKELNCKVVESEIIPSENEVDKKLPVICMIITKE, encoded by the coding sequence GTGACAAATTCGAATTTAAACCAGAACCGAGAACCGATCATCCCGAACATGGAACTTTTTGGAGCCATTTCCGACGAAATGCGCCTCAAGATATTGCTCCTACTGGACCAGTCCGAATTCACTGTCAACGAAATCAAGGACATTCTGGATATCCACCAGAGTAACGCGAGCCGCCACTTGGCAAAGCTTTCACAATGCGGACTCGTGAAAGACCGCCGCGACGGCATCAAGGCTTATTACCGCCTGAGCGAAGAACTTTACATGAGCAGCCGCCTGTTGCAGATTATCCGCGAAGCCTACGACGAACTGCAGGACAAGGATATTCTCAAGTGCCGCGCCGCACAAGCGCTCGAAGAACGCACCGACAAGACCAAAGGGCAAATCCATAAGCTAGACCAAGCAGGCGGTAGCCTCAAGGCGCAAATCAGCCTGTTCAGCAAGCTCATGGTGCCGTTCGAAAATGCCGTGGACATTGGTTGCGGCGAAGGCGGCGACCTCTCGCTCATGCTCGCGAGCCGCTGCAAGAACGTGACAGCCCTCGACTACGATCCGAAAATCATCAGCGGACTCCAGCAGATTTTGCACCAGAAGGGCATCGAAAACGTGACGCCGAAAGTCGCGGACATGACGCAGACGGGCCTCCCCTCCAACTACGCGGACCTCGTCTTGATGAGCCAGGTGTTGCACCACGCCACGGACCCGCGCCTCGCCCTCAAGGAAGCGACCCGCATCCTGAAACCAGGTGGAATGCTTGCGCTCTTGGACCTCGCCCAGCACAAGGAAGAATCGTTCCGTACGACGCATGGCCACATTTGGCTTGGGTTTGAACGCAGTCAGCTCGAATTCTTTGTGAAGGAACTCAACTGCAAGGTGGTCGAAAGCGAAATCATCCCAAGCGAAAACGAAGTCGACAAAAAGCTCCCCGTGATTTGCATGATTATTACTAAAGAGTAG
- a CDS encoding phosphatase PAP2 family protein, which yields MFSGRFKSLFRVLFAVLCSATLAFGTPGASGIASGASRNMLGASGMASSARHYEVSVRLDVPLTLGIVMTSVLGVYQYYGMSRISSSNLKPKSELLPWDRPFAGRYSGWATTVSHYSGALAVAPLALAGYSWYKGDADGHDFGTFTLMFVEAIALQNALNQLVRSTQLWPRPYIYAERGEGRKKAEAARGEAYGSFYSGHASAAFTVAVFTGEWFSEIYPNSQYRGLVWASSLTLAGAVGALRVVAGKHYPTDVVVGALVGTGVSFGVLKLHEICKKKISFWAIPGNIGAIFYF from the coding sequence ATGTTTTCTGGGCGATTTAAAAGCTTATTTCGAGTGCTTTTTGCGGTGCTGTGCTCGGCAACGCTTGCTTTTGGTACGCCCGGCGCATCTGGAATTGCATCCGGCGCATCTCGGAACATGCTCGGCGCATCTGGAATGGCGTCAAGCGCTCGCCACTATGAAGTCTCGGTCCGCTTGGATGTTCCGCTCACGCTCGGAATTGTCATGACTTCGGTGCTGGGCGTTTATCAGTATTACGGGATGTCGCGCATTTCTTCGAGCAATCTGAAGCCTAAATCGGAGCTTTTGCCGTGGGATCGCCCTTTTGCGGGGCGTTACAGCGGGTGGGCGACGACCGTGAGCCATTATTCGGGAGCCTTGGCTGTAGCTCCTTTGGCTTTGGCGGGGTACTCCTGGTATAAGGGCGATGCCGATGGTCATGACTTTGGAACCTTCACGCTCATGTTTGTGGAAGCGATTGCCTTGCAGAACGCCTTGAACCAGCTGGTGCGTTCGACGCAGTTATGGCCACGCCCTTACATTTATGCTGAACGTGGTGAAGGTCGCAAAAAGGCGGAGGCCGCACGTGGGGAAGCTTACGGCTCGTTCTATTCTGGGCATGCATCGGCGGCGTTCACGGTAGCCGTGTTCACAGGGGAGTGGTTCTCGGAAATTTATCCGAATTCTCAGTACAGAGGTCTCGTGTGGGCATCGTCATTGACGCTTGCCGGGGCTGTTGGCGCCTTGCGCGTTGTCGCGGGCAAACATTATCCTACTGATGTTGTAGTTGGGGCGCTAGTGGGAACGGGCGTAAGCTTTGGTGTGCTTAAATTGCATGAAATTTGTAAAAAGAAAATTTCTTTTTGGGCAATTCCGGGCAATATCGGCGCTATTTTTTACTTTTGA
- a CDS encoding FISUMP domain-containing protein, with the protein MLDEVWHRLCAVAILTVSVVSHNYAAEFKDYRDGRVYRGIPSGSLNWFKQSLKYSKTSYFTDENGIPFYRSDSWQASCPEGTLLPDETDWDELIEEKFSGPDKVQSMNDFVGHSALGFYKFEFDEVVNARKGFAYFAVRGPANHAIRLETKRGTTKYVDIEEADAIQIRCVFARDQFAEKNISPKDMIFTDKRDNKKYKVDVRGGKIWMMKNLAFSVTSEKQCYVEDKTYCEKFGRYYTYDDALKACPSGWHLPDDGEWRDFQKDRATLDWDNLGQGGCQDWDNFCDGMNSGHYWSKTSIQANTARSWEFNRADKDIERTDASVYKGLYVRCVAD; encoded by the coding sequence ATGTTGGATGAGGTGTGGCATCGTTTGTGTGCCGTTGCTATTTTGACCGTGTCTGTGGTCAGCCATAATTATGCAGCCGAATTTAAAGATTACAGGGATGGGCGTGTTTATCGCGGAATTCCTTCTGGTTCTCTAAACTGGTTCAAACAAAGTCTCAAGTACAGCAAAACCTCTTACTTTACTGACGAAAATGGGATTCCTTTTTATCGCAGCGATAGCTGGCAAGCATCATGCCCGGAAGGAACGCTGCTCCCGGATGAAACAGACTGGGATGAACTGATTGAAGAAAAATTCTCCGGTCCGGATAAAGTCCAGAGCATGAATGATTTTGTTGGACATTCTGCGCTCGGCTTTTACAAGTTTGAATTTGATGAAGTGGTGAATGCCAGAAAAGGCTTTGCCTATTTTGCGGTCCGTGGCCCTGCCAATCACGCCATAAGGCTTGAAACCAAGCGTGGAACAACGAAGTACGTGGATATCGAAGAAGCCGATGCCATCCAGATCCGTTGCGTTTTTGCACGAGACCAGTTTGCCGAAAAGAATATCTCTCCGAAGGATATGATTTTTACGGACAAACGCGACAATAAAAAGTACAAGGTCGATGTCCGTGGCGGCAAAATCTGGATGATGAAAAATCTCGCATTTAGCGTAACTTCTGAAAAACAGTGCTATGTGGAAGATAAAACTTATTGCGAAAAGTTTGGACGCTATTACACTTACGATGATGCGCTCAAGGCTTGTCCTTCGGGATGGCACCTGCCGGATGACGGCGAATGGCGTGATTTCCAGAAGGACCGCGCCACGCTCGATTGGGATAATTTAGGGCAGGGAGGTTGTCAGGACTGGGATAATTTCTGCGACGGGATGAATTCTGGGCATTACTGGTCGAAAACCTCTATTCAGGCGAATACCGCCCGCTCTTGGGAGTTTAACCGCGCAGACAAGGATATTGAACGCACCGATGCCAGCGTTTACAAAGGACTCTATGTCCGCTGCGTCGCAGATTGA
- a CDS encoding tetratricopeptide repeat protein, whose product MNKKLSFIALALLVGMSQTWAVDPRIEQGARFEAKGQYDKALGEYRAMLAENKKNTEAYMAAGKVRMKMKDYKGAVANFRLAYGYDPSLTEAYEGAAKAYEAMGQQAKADAERAKIKGAKAAPAAASVPKAEAKAEPAKAAQPAPVAKAEPAKPAAPAKVEAPKVEPSPATAASEDPFEKGKALLAEGRYAEAAPLWRAVLSKKPGDAGAYFYAGLTRYEMGEYDKAEFNLKKGLSYKERGNDANYYLAKINQKSKHTDQEKKYLSAYLKKAAPDAKFRKAAEDRMAEINAVASAAAEEKAMQEAEAKALKDAKKSGNDKAKSVEAVAPKEEVASTATNSIANANALFADGYNEAALQMYKALLENEITPDERYFAMLQMGNIYREMRDFHSAVTRYREVLRGYPDSDWAAEAERALEDAVWLEKHASELPRNKR is encoded by the coding sequence ATGAACAAGAAATTGTCTTTTATCGCACTTGCGTTGTTGGTTGGAATGTCTCAAACTTGGGCTGTGGACCCCCGTATTGAACAGGGTGCCCGCTTTGAGGCCAAGGGTCAATATGACAAGGCTCTTGGGGAATACCGAGCCATGTTGGCTGAAAATAAGAAGAATACTGAAGCCTACATGGCGGCAGGCAAGGTTCGCATGAAGATGAAGGACTATAAGGGCGCTGTTGCAAACTTCCGCCTCGCTTATGGTTATGATCCTAGCTTGACCGAAGCGTACGAAGGTGCCGCAAAGGCTTACGAAGCCATGGGCCAGCAGGCCAAGGCTGACGCTGAACGCGCTAAAATCAAGGGCGCTAAGGCTGCTCCTGCTGCTGCAAGTGTGCCGAAGGCCGAAGCTAAGGCTGAACCTGCAAAGGCCGCCCAGCCGGCGCCTGTTGCTAAAGCTGAACCAGCTAAGCCCGCCGCTCCTGCAAAGGTTGAAGCTCCGAAGGTCGAACCGTCGCCTGCAACGGCTGCTTCTGAAGATCCGTTTGAAAAGGGCAAGGCATTGCTTGCCGAAGGCCGCTATGCTGAAGCCGCTCCACTCTGGAGAGCTGTTCTCTCGAAGAAGCCTGGCGATGCTGGTGCATACTTCTATGCAGGCTTAACCCGTTATGAGATGGGAGAATACGACAAGGCCGAGTTCAACTTGAAGAAGGGTCTTTCGTACAAGGAACGCGGTAATGACGCAAACTACTATTTGGCAAAGATCAACCAGAAGAGCAAGCATACCGATCAGGAAAAGAAATATCTCTCCGCGTATTTGAAGAAGGCCGCCCCGGATGCCAAGTTCCGTAAGGCAGCCGAAGACCGCATGGCTGAAATCAACGCTGTCGCGAGCGCCGCTGCTGAAGAAAAGGCTATGCAGGAAGCCGAAGCTAAAGCTTTGAAGGATGCCAAGAAGAGCGGGAACGACAAGGCGAAGTCTGTTGAAGCTGTCGCTCCGAAGGAAGAAGTTGCTTCGACGGCAACGAATTCCATTGCCAATGCCAACGCCTTGTTTGCGGATGGCTATAACGAAGCCGCTCTCCAAATGTACAAGGCTTTGCTTGAAAATGAAATCACTCCGGATGAACGCTATTTCGCCATGCTCCAGATGGGCAACATCTACCGCGAAATGCGCGACTTCCATAGTGCTGTAACGCGCTACCGTGAAGTTCTTCGTGGATATCCTGATTCGGACTGGGCTGCTGAAGCCGAACGAGCACTCGAAGATGCTGTATGGCTTGAAAAACACGCCAGCGAACTTCCGCGTAACAAGCGCTAA
- a CDS encoding FGGY-family carbohydrate kinase — protein sequence MYLVTYDIGNSFIKATLTKIANSIEFVGATVVSTHSTTTLGGKGVEQNTEQWWDSICRSTKELLKNYGIASNQIKGISFCSQMNGTVLVDENGTPVRPAMTFLDRRADQEFKDYFNHGLRFHGLNIFKLIKAMRHTSMVPVGGYSPVWKYKWVQNNEPENFAKVDKFLDVGDYLLFKTTGRFVRTEDSAFCTALNDCRKGHSGWSHTMAKAYGINENHLPEIVQSTDIVGHVTPTAAEQMGLEKDTPVIAGGGDVAMVAIGCGDTQSNLTGIYCGTSGSVCTVVDHIIQFADIMMIAVKGPNPAQKYLYGELETAGKCFAWARELIGKLDNSQYSYEECASLISKAEPGSHGLLFTPFMNGCKTPFEDGEIRSSLSGIDLETSRGDLLRAVIEGICFHFRWLLECQAKKCKISDTIRFAGGLARINIVNQILADVTGHTIETVKHPQYVGALGAAAVAAIGLGQMKFEDIHSYIEVTNTYTPDSENHEIYNKLYKKFLEKVRSDRKLVKG from the coding sequence ATGTATCTAGTTACTTATGATATCGGAAATTCCTTTATAAAAGCAACACTCACAAAAATAGCGAACTCCATTGAATTTGTAGGTGCAACCGTAGTCAGCACACACAGCACCACAACCTTAGGTGGCAAAGGCGTCGAACAGAATACCGAACAATGGTGGGATTCCATCTGCCGCAGCACAAAGGAACTGCTCAAAAATTACGGCATTGCAAGCAACCAAATCAAGGGGATCAGTTTCTGTTCACAAATGAACGGAACGGTTCTAGTCGATGAAAATGGCACCCCAGTCCGCCCTGCAATGACGTTCCTCGACAGGCGCGCCGATCAGGAATTCAAAGACTACTTCAACCACGGGTTGCGCTTCCATGGCTTGAACATTTTTAAGCTCATCAAGGCCATGCGCCATACGAGCATGGTCCCAGTGGGAGGCTACAGCCCAGTATGGAAGTACAAGTGGGTACAAAATAATGAACCCGAAAACTTTGCCAAAGTCGACAAGTTCCTGGATGTCGGTGACTACCTCCTATTCAAGACCACAGGTCGATTTGTACGCACCGAAGATTCCGCATTCTGCACAGCGCTTAACGATTGCCGCAAAGGTCATTCTGGCTGGAGCCATACGATGGCCAAGGCTTATGGCATCAATGAAAATCATTTGCCAGAAATCGTGCAGAGCACCGATATAGTCGGTCATGTAACGCCTACAGCCGCAGAACAGATGGGGTTAGAAAAAGATACTCCGGTCATCGCAGGTGGTGGAGACGTCGCGATGGTCGCAATCGGCTGCGGCGACACGCAAAGCAATCTCACCGGCATCTACTGCGGGACCTCAGGCTCCGTATGCACGGTCGTCGATCACATCATCCAGTTTGCAGACATCATGATGATCGCCGTCAAAGGCCCGAATCCCGCACAAAAATATCTGTACGGCGAATTGGAAACGGCTGGTAAATGCTTTGCCTGGGCGCGCGAACTCATCGGGAAGTTAGACAATTCCCAATACAGCTACGAAGAATGCGCCTCGCTTATTTCCAAAGCAGAACCGGGTTCTCATGGGCTTCTGTTCACGCCATTCATGAATGGTTGCAAGACCCCCTTTGAAGATGGCGAAATCCGCAGTTCCCTCTCGGGCATTGATTTGGAAACGAGCCGTGGGGACCTACTCCGCGCCGTCATCGAAGGCATTTGCTTCCATTTCCGCTGGCTTTTGGAATGCCAGGCCAAGAAGTGCAAGATATCGGATACGATCCGCTTTGCAGGCGGCCTTGCAAGAATCAACATCGTAAACCAGATTCTTGCAGACGTGACCGGACATACAATTGAAACGGTCAAGCACCCGCAATACGTAGGAGCACTCGGCGCAGCGGCTGTCGCCGCCATCGGCCTTGGACAGATGAAATTCGAAGACATCCATAGCTATATCGAAGTCACGAACACATACACTCCAGACTCCGAAAATCACGAGATTTACAACAAGCTCTATAAGAAGTTCCTGGAAAAAGTCAGGAGCGATCGAAAGCTTGTGAAGGGATAA
- a CDS encoding class I SAM-dependent rRNA methyltransferase, protein MKAITLKAGRDKSALRYHPWIFSGAIDEVVGDPALGDVVEVYSYHSDFLGLAAYSPKSQIRGRFWTFGTEGKNVKIDREFFSDILDRAIASRKSRGFDIQDKESAFRLVNAENDGIPGCIIDKYADIYSVEILAAGAEVNRQIIYELLAEKTGCRGIYERCDSEVRKKEGLPLRTGVVYGEVPDEPVIINENGILFPIDVKNGHKTGYYLDQRDARRRVGELARGKKMLNCFCYTGGFGLYALRGGCEKVYQVDVSKDALKLAKEGIMRNKLSTAHATHVEADVFQYLRKCRDKAETFDFIVLDPPKFVESKDNLQKGARGYKDINLLAMKLLAEGGMLATFSCSGLMEMDLFQKIIADAAADAHRRVQIIERFGQPADHPVNTAFPEGQYLKGLLVQVV, encoded by the coding sequence ATGAAAGCAATTACATTGAAAGCCGGACGTGACAAGTCCGCCCTCCGTTACCACCCTTGGATTTTCAGCGGCGCCATTGATGAAGTTGTTGGCGACCCCGCACTTGGTGACGTTGTCGAAGTTTACAGCTACCACAGCGATTTTTTGGGCCTTGCCGCCTACTCCCCCAAATCCCAGATTCGTGGCCGTTTCTGGACCTTCGGGACCGAAGGAAAGAACGTCAAGATAGACCGTGAATTCTTTAGCGACATCCTGGACCGCGCAATAGCCTCGCGCAAAAGCCGCGGGTTCGACATTCAGGACAAGGAAAGCGCATTCCGCCTCGTGAACGCCGAAAACGACGGCATTCCGGGCTGCATCATCGACAAGTACGCCGACATCTACTCCGTCGAAATTCTCGCAGCAGGAGCCGAAGTCAACCGCCAGATTATCTACGAATTGCTCGCCGAAAAGACGGGTTGCCGAGGCATTTACGAGCGTTGCGATTCCGAAGTTCGCAAAAAAGAAGGGCTTCCGCTCCGCACGGGCGTTGTGTATGGCGAGGTTCCCGACGAGCCGGTCATCATCAACGAAAACGGGATTCTGTTCCCGATTGACGTGAAGAACGGACACAAGACAGGCTATTACCTCGACCAGCGCGATGCCAGACGCCGAGTAGGCGAACTCGCCCGTGGCAAGAAGATGCTCAACTGCTTCTGCTATACTGGAGGTTTTGGCCTCTACGCCCTCCGTGGCGGATGCGAAAAAGTCTACCAGGTCGATGTTTCCAAGGACGCCCTCAAGCTCGCTAAGGAAGGTATCATGCGCAACAAATTAAGCACGGCGCATGCAACGCATGTCGAAGCAGACGTGTTCCAGTACTTGCGCAAGTGCCGAGACAAGGCCGAGACGTTCGACTTCATCGTACTCGACCCGCCGAAATTCGTCGAAAGCAAGGACAACTTGCAGAAAGGCGCCCGCGGTTACAAGGATATTAACTTGCTTGCAATGAAGCTCCTTGCCGAAGGCGGCATGCTTGCCACGTTCAGCTGTTCCGGCCTCATGGAAATGGACCTGTTCCAGAAGATTATCGCCGACGCCGCAGCCGACGCTCACCGTCGTGTGCAGATTATCGAGCGTTTTGGACAGCCCGCCGACCATCCCGTAAACACAGCCTTCCCCGAAGGGCAATACCTCAAGGGACTCCTGGTCCAGGTCGTTTAA
- a CDS encoding FecR family protein — MGLILVVLFLCACGDSETSRKNESVQTAPENSFFNGIIRDIVGSARVKSADGAANKLNVGQLVHGKSSVVTEAGSSVVISVADGSALKIDGRSEIAFGTENVENLKRKASVSLRYGKLLFDVQKQAVKDEFEIRTENVSSIVRGTAGFIENVDGLEVSSLKDGCLDVVVKMDTVPSLKSGQTMIANVNGVKVLSLSSSGSLFLARAIDSIATEMAIESGVHASKLNLDKVEAKLLEFDDLYKKKAEDFMVRSQLAFKPKMLNEYIGKPSVTLEALFVPGTFVSIQGVVDKIPESGTYKRTFEWGDSTAFGPKRFVVTCSNGEVEFVCHTWLTNFVSAKMAEVLTKADERKSNVAKDTVQPKKLKPSIVVEGSGRERVHVLPEERDIPATLRFSVAGLMGSGMSQIKNIVVKRKGAIVKTYSDDELTTNSFKLPIRLKQNRIAHFEIIATFVNGKKIKARKVYETYCFFENYEDGKKSNRINDMTAEEEYKNVVSKHLLKDE, encoded by the coding sequence TTGGGGTTAATCCTGGTTGTTCTGTTTTTGTGTGCCTGTGGCGATTCTGAGACTTCTCGTAAAAATGAGTCTGTACAAACTGCTCCAGAGAATTCTTTTTTTAATGGTATTATACGCGATATTGTAGGGAGTGCCCGCGTTAAATCTGCTGATGGCGCCGCCAATAAGTTAAACGTTGGTCAGCTGGTCCATGGAAAATCGTCCGTTGTGACAGAAGCGGGTTCCTCGGTTGTGATTTCTGTGGCGGATGGTTCTGCGCTTAAGATTGATGGCCGCTCGGAAATTGCATTCGGTACGGAAAATGTGGAAAACCTGAAACGAAAAGCTTCCGTTTCGCTCCGTTATGGAAAATTGCTGTTTGACGTGCAAAAGCAGGCTGTCAAGGACGAGTTTGAAATCCGCACCGAGAATGTGTCATCTATAGTCCGTGGAACGGCCGGCTTTATTGAGAATGTTGATGGATTGGAAGTTTCCTCTCTCAAGGACGGGTGCCTGGATGTTGTGGTGAAAATGGATACCGTGCCGTCCTTAAAATCTGGGCAAACCATGATTGCCAATGTAAATGGGGTAAAAGTTCTTTCCCTTTCCAGTTCTGGTTCGTTATTTTTGGCTCGTGCGATTGATTCGATTGCGACGGAAATGGCTATTGAATCTGGAGTGCATGCTTCAAAGCTGAATCTTGATAAGGTTGAAGCTAAGTTGTTAGAATTTGATGATCTATACAAGAAAAAGGCTGAGGATTTTATGGTGCGTTCACAGTTGGCTTTCAAGCCGAAAATGCTGAACGAGTATATCGGAAAACCGAGTGTTACGCTAGAAGCTCTGTTTGTTCCTGGAACATTTGTCTCGATACAGGGTGTTGTTGATAAAATCCCTGAAAGTGGAACGTATAAGCGTACTTTTGAATGGGGTGATTCCACGGCGTTTGGTCCGAAGCGTTTTGTTGTAACTTGCAGCAATGGCGAAGTGGAATTCGTTTGCCATACATGGCTTACGAATTTTGTTTCGGCAAAGATGGCGGAGGTCTTGACGAAGGCGGATGAACGCAAGTCGAATGTCGCTAAGGATACGGTTCAGCCTAAGAAGCTCAAGCCTTCGATTGTCGTCGAAGGTTCTGGTCGTGAACGAGTACATGTGCTACCTGAAGAACGCGATATCCCGGCAACGCTCCGTTTTAGTGTCGCAGGCTTGATGGGATCAGGCATGTCGCAAATCAAGAACATTGTCGTGAAACGTAAAGGCGCAATTGTTAAAACCTATAGCGATGATGAATTAACAACAAATTCTTTTAAACTTCCGATTCGCCTCAAGCAGAACAGGATTGCCCATTTTGAAATTATAGCCACGTTTGTGAACGGCAAGAAGATTAAGGCGCGAAAGGTTTACGAGACTTACTGCTTCTTTGAGAATTACGAAGATGGCAAAAAAAGCAATCGTATTAATGACATGACGGCAGAAGAAGAATATAAAAATGTCGTTTCCAAGCATTTGCTCAAGGATGAATAG
- a CDS encoding VanZ family protein: MFESLFDKYPFFRKVPAILCMAIIFKISSMTSVELEGFPHVWDKLAHTCEYATLAGCFCMWWARGQWSMKPWLKVLIIMAIALAYGCTDEYHQSFVEGRDCSGYDLIADALGGMIGGLVYWLIVKILNKYDPLVK, translated from the coding sequence ATGTTTGAATCTTTATTTGACAAGTATCCGTTTTTCAGAAAAGTTCCGGCCATCCTCTGCATGGCAATTATCTTTAAAATTTCTTCGATGACTTCTGTTGAATTGGAAGGCTTCCCGCATGTGTGGGATAAGCTTGCGCATACTTGCGAATATGCGACTCTGGCGGGATGCTTTTGCATGTGGTGGGCGCGCGGTCAGTGGTCTATGAAGCCGTGGCTCAAGGTGCTCATTATCATGGCGATTGCGCTTGCCTACGGTTGCACGGACGAATACCACCAGAGCTTTGTGGAAGGCCGCGACTGTAGCGGTTACGACTTGATTGCCGATGCGCTCGGTGGCATGATCGGCGGTCTGGTCTATTGGCTAATCGTTAAAATCTTGAACAAGTACGATCCGCTTGTTAAGTAG
- the murB gene encoding UDP-N-acetylmuramate dehydrogenase translates to MIIQENVPMSEHTSFKVGGPARYFVKAESVNDIKDAIAFANEHALPSFVIGKGTNLLVSDSGYKGVIIQLGKFFSEITNIGNGKICAKGATPLARLARYTINEGLAGIHKLAGIPGSLGGAIYMNAGAYGQDVSQTCIEVESIDSAGNLHTRTAADCKFGYRHSIFQDLAASRENAETILSATFQLTPATELNKTAKDLESEMQECMTKRRNSQPLSMPNAGSTFKRLDAGAAETPTQIAPGYYIEQAGLKGYRIGGAEVSRVHANFIVNADHATAADIKSLSEYVQKVVAEKFGIQLHREVILLGEF, encoded by the coding sequence ATGATTATTCAAGAAAATGTACCGATGAGCGAGCACACGTCCTTTAAAGTAGGCGGTCCCGCACGATATTTCGTCAAAGCTGAATCCGTAAACGATATCAAAGACGCAATTGCATTTGCAAATGAACATGCGCTTCCGAGTTTCGTTATTGGCAAGGGCACGAACTTGCTCGTCTCCGACAGCGGATACAAAGGCGTCATTATCCAGCTCGGTAAATTTTTCTCGGAAATCACGAACATCGGAAATGGAAAGATTTGCGCCAAAGGCGCCACACCGCTCGCCCGCCTCGCCCGCTACACGATTAACGAAGGCCTTGCCGGTATCCACAAGCTCGCCGGCATTCCCGGGAGTCTCGGCGGTGCGATTTACATGAACGCAGGCGCTTACGGTCAAGATGTTTCGCAGACTTGCATTGAAGTCGAAAGCATCGATTCCGCAGGCAATTTGCACACGCGAACCGCAGCAGACTGCAAATTCGGCTACCGCCACAGCATTTTCCAGGATCTCGCCGCATCTCGCGAAAATGCAGAAACAATTCTTTCTGCCACATTCCAGCTCACGCCCGCGACAGAACTTAACAAGACGGCCAAAGATCTCGAAAGCGAAATGCAGGAATGCATGACAAAGCGCCGCAATTCGCAGCCGCTTTCCATGCCCAATGCCGGCAGCACCTTCAAGCGTCTAGATGCAGGCGCCGCCGAAACGCCGACACAAATCGCACCAGGTTACTACATCGAACAGGCGGGTTTAAAAGGCTACCGCATAGGCGGCGCCGAAGTGAGCCGTGTACACGCAAACTTTATCGTAAACGCAGACCACGCTACCGCCGCAGACATCAAATCACTCAGCGAATACGTTCAAAAAGTTGTCGCCGAAAAATTCGGCATTCAGCTTCACAGAGAAGTGATTCTGCTCGGAGAATTTTAG